One part of the Schistocerca piceifrons isolate TAMUIC-IGC-003096 chromosome 2, iqSchPice1.1, whole genome shotgun sequence genome encodes these proteins:
- the LOC124776832 gene encoding uncharacterized protein LOC124776832, whose product MHPVRGTSLKPSTGVMTKERDEGNLGNHRRPGPGPGHGSGCNSGRGRGGVPEFGRGRGRGRGRGRAKDAIYRSEQISGSSVGSGLYGDSAPRSPQGTGFLTSRSGKQTDISGLQELVEGFRGSKRINIRGNKGTNQIPSALRSANRRGGHLSWADMRRQSQRSNSTTDDSSEPDGSQRAFLSVSGSEGGWGGRGRGRLLDTTNIRKPDSSKKPADDTSVWSGQGRGGILYVPGVSFHSGPGSPWWKRGTSNKGMLNSRHAIGAHAANYAGQFSQSFQRKEVVTPSSDNKNCQGWKKSTKDKESDNEAKNDSLQLVESFEEKVSHMQGSFVPYVQQSDRESVSNVENTEDVPPGVTEGNRQVNDIISPAESDDEKLLYQRKHSNVNNIVESFQKQLIVRTDNAVPADTEKCDVPISYSTEQKRGRKEICPPRGGRSRGILLFGASFGTDGGTSDTRNAVACKNIFL is encoded by the coding sequence CCTTCCACTGGAGTGATGACTAAAGAGAGAGATGAAGGCAACCTTGGTAATCACCGTAGACCTGGACCTGGTCCTGGCCATGGTTCTGGCTGTAACTCTGGGCGAGGCCGGGGCGGTGTTCCTGAATTTGGTCGTGGTCGTGGTCGAGGCCGAGGCCGCGGTCGTGCAAAAGATGCCATCTACAGATCTGAACAAATCAGTGGAAGCAGTGTTGGCAGCGGATTGTATGGTGACTCTGCTCCCAGATCTCCACAGGGCACTGGTTTCCTAACCAGTCGGTCAGGTAAACAGACTGATATAAGTGGACTCCAAGAGCTTGTAGAGGGGTTTCGTGGCAGTAAAAGGATCAACATTCGTGGAAACAAAGGCACCAATCAGATCCCATCGGCCTTACGTAGTGCTAACAGGCGTGGTGGCCATCTGTCATGGGCGGACATGCGTCGACAGTCCCAGCGCTCCAATTCGACTACGGATGACTCCTCAGAACCAGATGGATCCCAACGAGCCTTTCTCAGTGTTAGCGGTTCTGAAGGAGGCTGGGGTGGTCGAGGCCGTGGCAGGCTTCTGGACACGACAAATATAAGAAAACCTGACAGTTCAAAGAAACCTGCTGATGACACCAGTGTTTGGAGTGGCCAAGGGCGGGGTGGGATTTTATATGTCCCTGGTGTTAGTTTCCACAGTGGCCCTGGTTCTCCGTGGTGGAAACGTGGTACCAGCAACAAAGGAATGCTAAACTCTAGGCATGCTATAGGAGCCCATGCCGCTAATTATGCTGGCCAGTTTTCCCAGTCATTCCAGAGAAAAGAGGTTGTAACTCCCAGTTCAGACAACAAAAACTGCCAAGGGTGGAAGAAAAGCACTAAGGACAAAGAATCCGATAATGAGGCTAAGAATGACAGTTTACAACTTGTCGAGAGCTTTGAGGAAAAGGTCTCCCACATGCAAGGTAGCTTTGTACCTTATGTCCAGCAAAGTGACAGGGAGAGTGTTAGCAATGTTGAAAACACTGAGGATGTACCACCAGGTGTAACAGAGGGGAACAGACAAGTAAATGACATTATCTCACCTGCTGAAAGTGATGATGAGAAACTTTTGTATCAGAGGAAACACAGCAATGTAAATAATATTGTAGAAAGTTTTCAGAAACAGTTGATTGTTAGAACTGACAATGCAGTTCCTGCAGACACGGAGAAGTGTGATGTGCCCATCAGTTATTCCACTGAGCAGAAGAGGGGCAGAAAGGAAATCTGTCCTCCACGTGGAGGTCGCTCTCGAGGTATTCTGCTGTTTGGAGCAAGTTTTGGCACAGATGGGGGTACTTCTGACACGCGAAATGCAGTTgcatgtaaaaatattttcctGTGA